One stretch of Lacimicrobium alkaliphilum DNA includes these proteins:
- a CDS encoding aldose epimerase family protein produces MLLYLSTCSGARRGFNRSGGSFSRQFATLAACVTLLFGLSACSEGPQSQSASQPQAEKETSMSSQPSFSSQDYGTLSSGEKVTQVTLRNSNGIEMDVISYGGIITRLLTPDAQGQMGDIVLGLDSLEEYVQSNPYFGALIGRYGNRINKGRFELDGRVYQLDTNDGENHLHGGVQGFDKRNWQMTPFKTDSSAGVELALVSEDGDQGYPGRLEVKVVYELSNNDELDMRFEATTDKPTIVNMTQHSYFNLAGSGDILGHELMIPADAYTPVDEGLIPTGEIADISNTPFDFREPTPMGERINEDHEQLQRGQGYDHNYVLDREGDGKLRLAARVEEPVSGRVLEVASEEPGVQFYSGNFLDGSLTGKGTTYQHRSGFCLEPQHFPDSPNQAMFPSTRLNPGETYRTRIIYRFLTRSDS; encoded by the coding sequence ATGCTCCTATATCTATCAACCTGCTCCGGTGCACGCCGTGGCTTTAATCGTTCCGGTGGCAGTTTCAGCCGGCAGTTTGCTACTCTGGCGGCCTGCGTTACGTTACTCTTCGGCCTCAGTGCCTGTAGTGAAGGCCCTCAATCCCAGTCGGCGTCTCAGCCACAAGCAGAAAAGGAAACCTCTATGTCGTCCCAGCCTTCTTTTTCCAGTCAGGATTATGGCACCTTATCATCCGGTGAAAAGGTCACCCAGGTGACATTGCGAAACAGCAATGGTATCGAAATGGACGTAATCAGCTACGGCGGCATCATTACCCGTCTGCTCACTCCCGATGCACAAGGGCAAATGGGCGATATCGTGCTCGGTCTCGACAGTTTAGAGGAGTATGTGCAGTCTAACCCCTATTTCGGTGCCCTGATTGGCCGTTACGGCAACCGTATCAATAAAGGGCGTTTTGAGCTTGACGGTAGGGTTTATCAACTTGATACCAATGACGGCGAAAACCATCTGCACGGCGGCGTACAGGGCTTTGACAAGCGCAACTGGCAGATGACCCCCTTTAAAACCGACAGCAGCGCCGGTGTTGAACTGGCTCTGGTCAGCGAAGACGGCGATCAGGGCTACCCCGGGCGGCTCGAGGTTAAAGTGGTGTATGAGCTCAGCAACAATGATGAGCTGGATATGCGCTTTGAAGCGACAACCGACAAGCCCACCATCGTGAATATGACCCAGCACAGTTACTTTAACCTGGCCGGCAGCGGCGATATTCTCGGCCATGAGTTAATGATCCCTGCTGACGCCTATACACCTGTCGACGAAGGGTTGATACCCACCGGAGAGATAGCAGACATCAGCAATACCCCTTTCGATTTTCGCGAGCCGACGCCAATGGGCGAGCGCATTAACGAAGACCATGAGCAATTGCAAAGGGGTCAGGGCTACGATCACAACTATGTACTGGACCGCGAAGGCGACGGCAAACTGCGCCTCGCTGCCAGAGTCGAAGAGCCCGTCAGTGGCCGGGTGCTTGAGGTGGCCAGCGAAGAGCCTGGCGTGCAGTTCTATTCCGGTAATTTCCTGGATGGCAGCCTGACCGGTAAAGGCACAACCTATCAGCACCGCAGCGGCTTTTGCCTTGAGCCACAGCATTTCCCGGATTCGCCGAATCAGGCCATGTTTCCTTCAACCCGGCTCAACCCCGGTGAAACATACCGTACCCGGATTATTTATCGCTTTCTGACTCGCAGTGACAGCTGA